The DNA sequence GACAGCAACAAGGAAATTGAGCAGCATTGAAAGCGCGAATACGGAATAGATGAAGTACACGGCCTTTGCGTACGGCGTCGATATTACCGGCTCGTACGATAGCAGGACGCCTATGACGCCCCTTGACGAGTTGCCCTGGCTTGCTATCGACTTGAATCTGTACAGGCCCTGGTTTGTAAGCACGGCAATCGTGCTGTTCGGAGCGTCTCCGGCGCTGGCTGCGGTCAGGCTGCTCATGCTCGTTATCGTGTGGTTGTTCCACTCCAGTATCTGCATCCCGCTTTTGAGTATGCCGTTTGCGGGATAGTTAGGTATTGTACCTGTAACCACTACGCTGTAGTGGAATGCGGTCGGCGCCACGAAAGTCACTGTGAGCAGCATAAGCGCGAAGAACACCAGCATCGCCACGAAGTTCGCAGCTATCCCTGCGGAGAATATCTTTGTCTGCTTTGCGCTGCCAAGCTTCTCCACCATCTTTTCGTCCGGCTCGACATAGCCGCCTATTGGTATGAACCCTATTACGAGTATGCCTATCGATTTCAGCTTCACCTTCGCCTTCCTTGCAAGTACGCCGTGCGAGAACTCATGCACCATGAGCAGCAGCGCCAGGGATATTATTCCTGCAAACAGCGGTATGTCTATGCCCGGTATTATAGGAGCGACTCCCGGGACCTGCGACCCAATACCGGATCCCGCAACTCCGAGGGATGGGTTCGTTATGTAAAGCACGATGCTGTAGAGTATGGATTCGGTGTTGGCGAAAAGCGAGAAGAGTATGGAGCCTGAAAATCCACCTATTATTGTAACCGCGGTGCCTATGTACTGCAATGCGCTGGTGACTGTGCTTCCGGAGGACCTGGAGGATACCGCGTTTTGCAACTGCGATATGTTTATGAACTGGAATCCGTAGGTGTATACGTATGGAAGCACCAAGAGCAATATAACGGCAAGGGATATTATGCCGAATGCGTATACGCGCTTGTCGATCCTGCCCTTCAGCAACGGGTATGTGAGCAGGCCGAATCCAAGGGTCAGGCCCCACACGGCCATTACGTCCCAGAACCTGCCGTATTTCCTTGAGGTCTTGTCTATCGTCGCAAGGCCCCTCCTGCTTCCCATCATGTAAAATCCGTATCCTCCCTGGAGCGAGAGCAGCCTCTGTATTATCATCCCTGTAGATATTAGCAATGCTATGGCGAGCACCACTCGGAGCACTATGCTTGCACTCGAATCGAGGTACAGCAGCGAAAGCGCGATTACGGAAAGCACAATCAGGATTGCGACTACTGCCTTTGATGTTGATTCCCTCATCTAAATCATTCTAGCTAGATATTATCATGTGCAGATTTTATATAGCTTTCACAAAAACCGAAACCGGCGCGATGCCTTGCTTATCCCTGCAAAGTATTTTTAACCTTATATGAGATTTATTATAGGGGATAGGATGGAGGAGTGCGAGATATGCGGAATCAAGGCAGGCGACATATACATAGTGGACGTGGAGGACGTTGAATTAAGGGTGTGCACCAAGTGCGCAAGGGGCAAGAAGGTCGTATCCCAAGTAATTGAAAGGCCGGGCTTCGGCAGGAAGCGCGTTGCGGAAGGCAACGAGGATGAGCCGCAGCTCATAGAGAACTACGGCAGCGCAATACACAGCGCGCGCGAGGCTATGAAGATACCCCTCAAGGTTCTTGCTGAAATGCTCAACGAGAAGGAAACCCTACTGCTAAGGATCGAGCAGCAGAGGACGCTGCCATCGGTTGAGCTCACCAAGAAACTGGAGAAGGCCCTTGCCATACGCCTCATGGAAAAGGGGCAGCAGGGCGAGAATCCGGGAGCTTCAAGGGGAAGCAGGGACAGGGCAACCCTAGGTGACTTCATAAAGGATAACAGGTAGGCAGTGCTTTTATGGCTGTGGACTTAAGCAAGCTAGTCAGCAAAAGAAGGCTCAACTTCGAGGAGCTGAGAGGCAGGAGCATAGCCATAGACGCGTACAACGTCATCTACCAGTTCCTTTCGATAATAAGGCAGCAGGACGGCACCCCGCTCATGGATTTCAAGGGCAACGTGACCAGCCACCTCTCCGGCATATTCTACAGGACCATAGACATCCTGGACTACGGGATAAGGCCGATATACGTTTTCGATGGGATACCGTCAATACTCAAGCAGAAGACCACAATGGCAAGGATAAAGAGGAGGGATGAGGCGAGGAAGGCCTGGGAGGAGGCCAAGGAATCCGGGGATGTAGAGGCCATGCGCATGCATGCGATGGCCAGCACGAGGATAACAAAGGAGGTTGTTGAAAGCTCAAAGGAGCTCCTCAAGTACATGGGAATAGGATACGTGAATGCCCCAGGGGAGGGCGAGGCCCAGGCAAGCTACATGTGCAAGGAGGGCCTGGTCTATGCTGTTGCCAGCCAGGACTATGACACGCTCCTTTTCGGCTCGAGGAACGTTGTCAGGAACCTCACCTTCAGCGGAAGGAGGAAGCTGCCAAGGAAGAACGTCTACATCAACGTCGAGCCGGAGATGGTGAGCCTGGAGGACACGCTCAACTCGCTCGGCATAAACCAGAGGCAGCTCATATGGCTCGGCATAATGCTGGGCACGGACTTCAACAACGGCATAAGGGGCGCCGGGCCCAAGACCGCGCTCAGGATAGCAAGGAACTCAAGCAGCATAGATGATGTGAAGGGCGCAATAATGGAAAGGTTCAAGACGGAATTCGAGCTGGACATAAGAGAAGTGGAGGATCTGTTCACCAATCCTGAAGTGCGGGAGATGGACGGCGATGCGGTCGAGTCGCTTCTCAAGGGAAGCTACGACAAGGGGAAGCTCGTCGATTTCATGTGCAGGGATCACGGGTTCTCAGAGGAAAGGATAGCAAAGACAGCGGAAAGGCTTGCGAAGGCGAAGCCCAGCACGAACCAGAAAGGTATAGGCAGCTGGCTGAAATAGCATTTATATAGCTTTAAGCAGATAGTATAGCCAGCAATTGTAAGGCAGGTGTGAATATATGCAGATAAAGGTAAAAAGATCGACAAAGCGCATAGGCAAGTCCTACAGGAAGAAGCAGAAACTGAAGAGGCTCAGGCGGCCGCACAGGAAGCTCCTCAAGAAAAGATAGCTCAGTATAGGTCGGAATACATCTGGTTGTTGAATTCGTAAGCAGATATGTTCTCGTTTATTTCCAGCGAATCCAGCATTTTCTGCTTGTCCTCGTATTCCCTTATGCCGCTGCCGTCCATCACGTAGACCCTGTTTTTTAGCTCGTAGTAGACGAACACGTCCCTGTATGCCTCGACGGTGCGTATCAGCGCCTTAGCCGATGGGTTTCCCAGGTTGACAAGTATGCTGCACAGGAGTATCCCCTTGTCCATTGTGTCACCCATCATGAATGTAAGAGTCTCTTCGGGGGTGAGCCAGAACTGGAGCGGCAGCACTATGTCCGTTATGCTTTTCGTCACGAACTCGTGCGCCATGGATGCGGCCTCCTGGAAATTGGTTTCGTAGTCGTAATTCAGGAAGCGCTCCCTTATCTCCTTGGCCTTCTGCGCGACGCGCTCGTTGCCTGGCGTGACAAGCGTCGGCAACTCCGCGACAGACAGGCTTTCCTTCTCCTCGATGTATTCCTTGTACCTTGATATTATAGCTAGATATATCTGGTTCAGCCTCTGCTCCCTCTCGGCAGGGCTTTCGGACGAACCCTCCATTTTTACCATTATAGTAATTGCTGCGAAGCATAAAAATAGCTTCTGTACTTACGGGCATGCCTTTTAAAGAGCTATCGGCGCAAAAAATGTCACATTATCAGCAATTATTGGACCATTTTCTGTGGATATGGAAAAAGATACATTTATATATGAGGAGATGCGCTAATTTAGTCGTGATAGAATGGCAGAAACCAAGGCCACAGTAACAGAAA is a window from the Candidatus Micrarchaeota archaeon genome containing:
- a CDS encoding site-2 protease family protein, whose product is MRESTSKAVVAILIVLSVIALSLLYLDSSASIVLRVVLAIALLISTGMIIQRLLSLQGGYGFYMMGSRRGLATIDKTSRKYGRFWDVMAVWGLTLGFGLLTYPLLKGRIDKRVYAFGIISLAVILLLVLPYVYTYGFQFINISQLQNAVSSRSSGSTVTSALQYIGTAVTIIGGFSGSILFSLFANTESILYSIVLYITNPSLGVAGSGIGSQVPGVAPIIPGIDIPLFAGIISLALLLMVHEFSHGVLARKAKVKLKSIGILVIGFIPIGGYVEPDEKMVEKLGSAKQTKIFSAGIAANFVAMLVFFALMLLTVTFVAPTAFHYSVVVTGTIPNYPANGILKSGMQILEWNNHTITSMSSLTAASAGDAPNSTIAVLTNQGLYRFKSIASQGNSSRGVIGVLLSYEPVISTPYAKAVYFIYSVFALSMLLNFLVAVVNLLPIPGLDGWRIYHVNVRSKRLIGTIGAFVIILLIINVLPWLFYA
- the fen gene encoding flap endonuclease-1 — protein: MAVDLSKLVSKRRLNFEELRGRSIAIDAYNVIYQFLSIIRQQDGTPLMDFKGNVTSHLSGIFYRTIDILDYGIRPIYVFDGIPSILKQKTTMARIKRRDEARKAWEEAKESGDVEAMRMHAMASTRITKEVVESSKELLKYMGIGYVNAPGEGEAQASYMCKEGLVYAVASQDYDTLLFGSRNVVRNLTFSGRRKLPRKNVYINVEPEMVSLEDTLNSLGINQRQLIWLGIMLGTDFNNGIRGAGPKTALRIARNSSSIDDVKGAIMERFKTEFELDIREVEDLFTNPEVREMDGDAVESLLKGSYDKGKLVDFMCRDHGFSEERIAKTAERLAKAKPSTNQKGIGSWLK
- a CDS encoding TIGR00270 family protein; translation: MEECEICGIKAGDIYIVDVEDVELRVCTKCARGKKVVSQVIERPGFGRKRVAEGNEDEPQLIENYGSAIHSAREAMKIPLKVLAEMLNEKETLLLRIEQQRTLPSVELTKKLEKALAIRLMEKGQQGENPGASRGSRDRATLGDFIKDNR